Below is a genomic region from Epinephelus moara isolate mb chromosome 9, YSFRI_EMoa_1.0, whole genome shotgun sequence.
accagcttcgtagtactgaaatcccagagttaaccctgaagttacctcgcttactccaaatcctgctttgtagtacaggcctcagatCAAGTaaaaggtaaagagacacttcagacacATATAATAACAATCTTAGGCACATATATCCCCTTTTAATGGGTGTACAGTGATGGTGCATAATTGCCCCATCTGGTTACATTGCGGCTGCTGtgcagctgccagctgcagccctctctctcaatactggaccaactGCAAAAATTGCTTTTCACATTAgttacttagacacaaaaacatgagaaaattgGGTCTAGGTTGAAAAATGCTTCCCTTTATGTATTTTGCTTACAATACAATCTGATAAAAATATTTGATTGTGTTGAGTAAAACCAAATGATGAGTGGGCGATGTAGCTAAAACCTGATGTTAATGTTGCAATAAAAATTTATTTTGTGATCCGTgtgaaaaaaagctttttacaTAATTTTATAGTCCATACATTATTTTGatatacttaacataaagtttcttggttttttttgtttttttactttcagaGAGCGTCTCACCATACATCTTTCAAAAGCATAACAAAAGTAACAGTGTCAGCTACAGAGATGACATTGTTGAAAAGGGTGAGGCAGACTCTTTTCGAAAGGAAAATGTCCAGTCAGGATCTGAAGATGAGGAAAAATATAACAATGCTCCACCTACGGAGAAAAGATTTAAACAGGATTATCATGTGAATCTATTTCCAAACCAACGGAGTATTTATACCAAAACAACAGAGGACAAGGAGAAAGGAGTGAGGATAGTGACGTCGGTGTCTGTTAATGACATGGAAGATTCATCACCAAAGTTTGTGTTTCAGCAGTCACATGAACCTTTAGCTGAAAATATAACCCACTTATCAACACCAGTGACTAACATCATGAATATTAACTGCACCGGGTCACATGTGAAAGTCGAAATTCAAGAATTTTTACAGCTGAATACTTCCGGCGTCAAGACCACGTTTATTTTCATGAATGAAAAGGGTGACTGTGCTGGAACATTTTTAAAGAGCAAATGTGAGAGGACGTGGATACCAAACAATGAGTCATCTGAGCAGCCGTCACACAATGTGACTAATCATGATggtaatcaaaacacaaattacacatttaccTTTGGCAGCATGAGTGAACAGAGAGAGGCTCATAGTGATTTAGAATCTGTCAGTCCAGCAAACATATGGGACAATCCGAACTACTCTCAATACTGCAGTGATCACAAACAACTAATATCAACTGACTTTATGTTGGCAAATCATCCATCAAGCCCATCACCGATGTTTAATATCAAACCTCAAGGAAAGAGGAAATATTTCCATACCAGCATGAGTAGTGATCAGTTCTGGGACATTCCTCCACCCCGAGAGTTTGCAGACTCTAAATGTAACACTTTAGAGGACCTAACACAGGACCtagcttcctgtaagattggcGCATGTAGTCATGCTGACAAAGTGAACATGACCCATCATGAAGAATCTGGATGCCCATTTTCTGTGGAAGCAGAGGAAAGAGCAGATCTGGCTCCTTTGTTCGATCAGTTATCAGAATCTGCCAACTACAGGTCCACGCTCATGAGGCCCTCTGTGTCTACCAGCAGGTCCAGCTTCACCAAAGATTTCATCAACTGTCAAAAGAGAAAATCATGGATTAGAAACAACAGCATCGCCACCGTGGAGCACAGAGCATGTTTGTTACCAAAGAAAAGACGCCAAACATTTCCCGGGATGTCAGACGATCTGGGAGTGATGCAAGAAGATCTTCTGTTGCCCTACACTGAATCCTTTTCTTCTTTGATCATGTGCTCACTTCCTCTCCAGAATGAGAGGATGGGAGGGACCCACCAGGTCACTGACAGGTTCTCTGCATTCAGAGAAGGAAATTATGATTCTTCACAAACCAAGCGGAGTTCTAAACCTGTCTCAGAAATCCAAAATAGCCATGACGGCAAGCAGTCACTGCTCAGTGAATTCTACTTGACCAGCTCTGAGGACAATCCTGACGATGTGTTCACTGTCAATGAACAATGTCGAAGACAAAGCAGCATCGGATGCCGTTGTAAAGAGCTCAGATTACAGGACATAGATTTAAAGCAGAGCCTTTGCATGGACATGGGAAGTCTGGACACTGAAGATTTTGGATATAAAGTTGATCAAAGTGAAATAGCAGACAGTGGATTTGACCAAGAAATGGGGGAAACAGAATATCACAGCCCAAAGCCCCTTAGAGAGAAGCTCAGGCGAAGAGCCCTTGCTATACAAATCACCCCTCCGTCCTGCAGTGGCTCAGAGGAACACATGCTACAGAGCCATCCTGAAACATCACTCCACAACATTGAGGTCCAAAATGAAAGCCAACAGGACTCTGTCTCACCCAAACATAATAAGTCCTCGGTCATGACAATAACTGTTGGTGCACTTGAGCCAAGATCCCTGCAGATGGACTCAAGCTCATCACTGGGTAGTTGTATGGAAAAACATCTTACTACTGCTTCAGAAGAGCCCTGCATGTCCCCTTCGCAGGATGTAAATGGTAATCCATTAAATACAGAGGAGGGTACAGATAAGACTGAACCCAAGCCATGTGGtgaaaaaacaggaaatgccagCTCTTCTCAGTCACTAATGTTTGAGCAGAAAAATGATCTGCAACTGGACACAGCAAGAACAGATACAGAGGGTTCAGACAAACCTGCAGTCACAGCATCGTGTCCTGCCAAAGGTTCTACAGACACTGAACTCCATGCAAAAGAGCAGCTCTGTAAAACGGACAAGGCGGATAAACAGATTGTATCCAGATGTAAGTTACAATTGTGTTTGTGCTTTGAAGTAAATATTGAACAAATCATTTCAGTTCAATATTTATATAAAACTCACCCATTGGGACCATTTATCATCATTTCCAGCTTCCTTAGAGGCCAAAGAGCATCTGAAACCTGTGACAGACAGCAGTGGTACTGACCATTGGGCCAAGAGGCGAAAGCTCTTCAAGGAGAGCAAACAGTGGAGCTCTGCTGGAGGAAGCTCAGTCAcaagtgacatcacagaggaaTCAGGTAACTTCATGGCTGAGCTTGGACATATCTCCAAGAGCCTGTTAACCGTAACACTTAAGTTAGtggcccaggctattatttgcttaaatcactgaactcagcagacttatatttgggacaggtgtctatatgggatgggcttttaattccttttacataaaactgttgctcagcaaagatagAAAATACGATCAACTTGTTCATTTGAGCCAGTATGAATAATACTTGGATACTTTTGATTTAGCTCAGACAGACAGGGCATCAGAAAGCATTATGGCACCTAGCAAACTGACACAACACTACTTcattctgttaaaacaatattcataacttggaCTGATTTTTATGAGAAAACCCCTTTAATTCTATTGATTggtggacccttacagactaaaggaactTACCGAGTAAGTAAGGAATGGAttcatattctgactttatgacagttTCACAGGagattgtggagaatctaatcaatcaattttatttataaagcccaatatcacaaatcacaatttgcctcacagggctttacagcatacgacatccctctgtcctttggacccttcacagtggataaggaaaaaaaccctttcacggggaaaaaaaacggtagaaacctcaggaagagcaactgaggagggatccctcttccaggacggacagacgtgcaatagatgtcgtacagaacagatcaacataataaatttacagtattccatatgacaaaatgatacataaagagagacagagagagagagaaagagagagatgcaggacagacagtaataataataacttacaataacattaatttaagtaatgatatcataataataattatggctattgtggtacaatatgttgaaagtatatattaatatatgatagtatatttatgacaataatgatcatatgtgtataataacagtagaagtatgactaataataacagcaacagcaggaggcatcaggcaggaccacagcagcagcacaatcGCGTCACACAATCAAGGCGTAGCTGCGATACGAGGTAACCtgccagacagtggagcacaaaggctccggagaagaagccgagttagtgacatgcagtatggccgagttagagagatgcagtaacaggacatgagtgttagcaaaggagagagagaaaatctaactgagctaacaatgcatagcatctccatattgacaaaaaatgaaacattataCTTATATGTGTGATATAAGCAACTAACTGATGTTAGCTCAAGTTGGTAGTCAACAACCTGGTTtcatacatccaaagaacttctataaaaatgaactgcttggcagccagaccaggcgtctaattgagacaggtcattatttttcaaaatgtgttgCCACACccggctagtaaaagggacggggcatttaattgggactagaCTATTAATTGAATTCACTGTAACCTATTAGAAccattgtgaaatacataaacagCAATTACTACGTAATGGGTAACATGAATGATTAAGaatacatttaaacagtttttttggccttatggccttaaacacattgtctcatggcatgctgggaaactccaccCATTTAGCCCTAACATGCCACAATATGTTAATTGCACAATATTGatagtgtcttttttttttattggcctTAAACTAATTAGACAAAATCAGCTTTATAAATTTTAGTCACATGaactcaaaacacaaaaaatgttgcaaacaTAAAGACATAATGTCAAGCTCACACGAGATATGTTTCTGTGCCAAATGacataaagtttttatgtcattttgacaatccGGGGCATTTGTGCAGATTTGACATTAAAAttttgtgtcatggatggatCATGCTTATTGTCAAATTTATCATTTTGCACCTGTACTTATCTATTGGTTTGTACTGTCCGATATTTTTTCTAGTATCAGAGGACACCCGTTCTATGGACGTGACAATTCAAGACAATGATGGAAGGGGCTTCTATACAGAGACTTTCCACTCTTCAGCATGGATTTACCAAGGAGATGATGTCGACTCAGAGGCCATTCCTCCCAGCCTCAACACCAGAACTCGAGCTGTCTCAAGTAAGCTGGAGAATATGATTTAACAAGAAAACTGACTTCATTAAGCTTGTAGCCATGGGGAAAATTAATTTGATATTAAATCACAGCTAGAAGTTCTTTGATGGAAATTTAAACTCCATGCAGTGGCAATATTGTACACTGAACTAAGGCAGTGAATACATAAGTATCATCCCACACTGATCTAaactttctcctccttttcagtTCGTGAGAGGACTGTCAAGATAAGCAAAGGGACAGGAGAGTATCCATGGGGCTTTCGGATACAGTTTTCCAAACCCATTGTGGTTACAGAGGTCGACACAAGTAAGTGAATTCCTAGCTTCATGTCCAGTTCATGTCccctgtaaaaccaaaagtcaatattGTTTCAACATAATGTTACATAACTTCTGTACCTACATTCCATGCAAAATCAAAAGTCGCCACTTAAATAACTTTACATAATTAACATACAGTCATCACTCACTGCCATCACTCATCACATAACAAACATACGTATtctaacccaaaacatgatgttttttctaaatctaaacAAGCagttttgctgcctaaaccttATTACAACTCTTTCACAAGATTGACCACATGTTACAAGGTGTTAAAGCTGTGCATCACACAGAGATGCTGAATAGTGCCCTGTGCATCGCTATCAGATGCTAAGGGTTGGACAAAGTgtcagaggcctgtactatgatGCCACTTCAACTTACCCAGAATATCTTTTTGTTATTTGGCTTGACTAACCCATCACATTGGCTGTTTGGAtaactacaaagctggttatcaactagttcagtcaactctgggttttcctaccCGGTCACGAGTccgttcatgtgaaagagacGGGGTGTTAATTACCAGTGACATTAGTGGCACATCTGACCCACACTGTTACTGTGAAAATGGTGAGGTCTGACCATTTTTACAAAAACTGTGGGGGTGGGGTATCATATGATgagttgaaatgtgttttaatgataccaatatatttatttaacatgTAATTAAATATAACTTGGATTGCCAGTGATTTAAGTCAGTCAGTAAATTGTTTAATTGCATGACCTCCCTGCAGGGCTGCAGGGCCAGGGTTATCTGTATTGACCCCCCCGATGGCGGGGCTGGTAGATACATATTTACACCAGTGTTctacctaacctgcatgtctttagagAGGCCCCATCTCACCACTGGGTTTTGGACTTGGCAAGTTTTCGTGTTTGTTCCGTAAgctaaatgtttaatttgtgttgtttCAGATGGGGCTGCTGAGGAAGCGGGGTTGATGGTAGGAGACTATGTTCTTGCTGTCAATGGAACTGATGTCACCAGCATTCCCCATTCTGAGGCTGCTGATTTGGCCAGGCAAGGTACGCTGTTCCCAGGCCCGATAATCACGCTGCACACTTGTGGCACAGATTCAGAAAGCACTTGATGCACAGGACTTTTATGTAGAGCACACACAAATGTTTCAGCACTCTGAGACTATCAGAAagcttggttaaggttaggaacaTGTAGTGGGAGTTCGGGGTGACATATCTACTCTGActtttaattctgttttaaatgacttttggaggttttgacatttttaccaAATTAAAATACTGACCGGTTAAGTAGAGAATCGAAATACTTAAATGGACATTAATTATATACAACATAACAAATAACActataattatattataatgTTGTTGACATTGTAGGTCCAGATGTTCTAACGTTGACCATTGGGTCAGACATTGCTCGTGCTCCTAACATCCCAAGACCAGCATGTCGTGGTTATCTTCACAAGCGTACCCAGTCTGGTCTGATTAAAGGCTGGAGGAAGAGGTGGTTCGTACTCACACATGACTGCTGCCTTTACTACTACAGACACAAACGGGTGAGCAGGGAGCAATCATCATCATTATGTAGTCTAGTTTCTGAAAACAACAGtccacacacaaataaaaaaagaaacaagaagtGCCCCTTTGACATTACTTCATGTTCATGACAGGATGAAGGCAAGAGGCGAGCTCTGTCAGCAGTCAAACTGGAAGGGGCTGAGGTGGGACCAGATATTTCCCTGGGAAAACCATTTGTGTTCAAGTGTCGCCCTCAGTCCGGTAACCGAGTGTACTTCTTCTGCGCCACTTCCAACCAAGAGGTGAAAAGGTACAGTACAGAACTTCTGAACTCTCTAAAACAAAGACCATTTCAAAAACCTCATAGAAATCCAACGGCCCACCCATGGGCCCTCGTGAGGTTTTATTTGATGATTATGACATGTAAACAACTgctgtatttattgttgtttaagTGGTTTGCTTATATGACTTTTTGTAAAGCTATGCTCCTTGTTGTTTAATCAATGCAGAACGTTCAAagatacaaccaccacagcaggtttaataaatgcttctgtcagacaaacaaaaaacaattttacagTTATAACTCACCTTAGAAGCTTTAGAATAATCCACAAATCCATATTATGCCAACAAAAATACTGCTCATACAGTCTTTATACACTCCCAAAGGTCCAGATGATCTAAAACCAGCAGAATATTTAGTCCAAAAACATTATTACATCCATGGATGTCCTTCACATATTATCCataatgttttcattcattcatttccataactgcttatccttttgagggtcgcgggggggctggagcatatcccagctgacactgggcaagaagCAGGGTCAGGACAGGTTGCCAGATAttgcagggctaacacataggaacagacaaccattcaaactcacattcacacctacagccaatttagagtcaccaattaacctaacctgcatgtctttggactgtgggaggaagctggagtatccGGAGAAAACTCACGCCGACACAGGGAGAACAGGGAAGCTCCCCACAGAAGGGCTTCcgcaccctgggtttgaaccccccaccctgggtacaaaccaggaaccctcatgctgtgaggcgacaatgctaaccactgcaccaccgtgtaTTTAGTATGATACGGTAACATAATAGTTTTGAATATGgtagacacaaaataaatgtgtcacatatGTCAACTTCTTGGTATCAAAATGAACTCTGGCCTTTTGATTGACACTTCCTTACATTCATACTGAAAATGTAGGCCTCAATAGGCAATGAGGGCATTATAGGTATATCATAAATGTAcagaaatgataaacaaatggctcctctgttttcttaaaaaaaacactctttcTTATCAATGTAGGTTTTCTAGAACTGTTTTATGTACAGTAAGCTCCTAAatagacatttctgtctttg
It encodes:
- the pdzph1 gene encoding uncharacterized protein pdzph1 isoform X1, whose amino-acid sequence is MSKRGRRRNSKRRKSSSSSKQSVSPYIFQKHNKSNSVSYRDDIVEKGEADSFRKENVQSGSEDEEKYNNAPPTEKRFKQDYHVNLFPNQRSIYTKTTEDKEKGVRIVTSVSVNDMEDSSPKFVFQQSHEPLAENITHLSTPVTNIMNINCTGSHVKVEIQEFLQLNTSGVKTTFIFMNEKGDCAGTFLKSKCERTWIPNNESSEQPSHNVTNHDGNQNTNYTFTFGSMSEQREAHSDLESVSPANIWDNPNYSQYCSDHKQLISTDFMLANHPSSPSPMFNIKPQGKRKYFHTSMSSDQFWDIPPPREFADSKCNTLEDLTQDLASCKIGACSHADKVNMTHHEESGCPFSVEAEERADLAPLFDQLSESANYRSTLMRPSVSTSRSSFTKDFINCQKRKSWIRNNSIATVEHRACLLPKKRRQTFPGMSDDLGVMQEDLLLPYTESFSSLIMCSLPLQNERMGGTHQVTDRFSAFREGNYDSSQTKRSSKPVSEIQNSHDGKQSLLSEFYLTSSEDNPDDVFTVNEQCRRQSSIGCRCKELRLQDIDLKQSLCMDMGSLDTEDFGYKVDQSEIADSGFDQEMGETEYHSPKPLREKLRRRALAIQITPPSCSGSEEHMLQSHPETSLHNIEVQNESQQDSVSPKHNKSSVMTITVGALEPRSLQMDSSSSLGSCMEKHLTTASEEPCMSPSQDVNGNPLNTEEGTDKTEPKPCGEKTGNASSSQSLMFEQKNDLQLDTARTDTEGSDKPAVTASCPAKGSTDTELHAKEQLCKTDKADKQIVSRSSLEAKEHLKPVTDSSGTDHWAKRRKLFKESKQWSSAGGSSVTSDITEESVSEDTRSMDVTIQDNDGRGFYTETFHSSAWIYQGDDVDSEAIPPSLNTRTRAVSIRERTVKISKGTGEYPWGFRIQFSKPIVVTEVDTNGAAEEAGLMVGDYVLAVNGTDVTSIPHSEAADLARQGPDVLTLTIGSDIARAPNIPRPACRGYLHKRTQSGLIKGWRKRWFVLTHDCCLYYYRHKRDEGKRRALSAVKLEGAEVGPDISLGKPFVFKCRPQSGNRVYFFCATSNQEVKRWLEAMEKAIHPITQNHVWVDVTRHNSNLPPLAVKNPECLGLLHKMDKSKDMWVQHYCILKDGCLSFYSGIRATHAHGGIYLQGYMVREQPYGSKKSTIELKPPSDEFKTFHLCAENPNENKRWIIALRASVKKWLPLHQALQDYVNRPSEETRM
- the pdzph1 gene encoding uncharacterized protein pdzph1 isoform X2; its protein translation is MSDDLGVMQEDLLLPYTESFSSLIMCSLPLQNERMGGTHQVTDRFSAFREGNYDSSQTKRSSKPVSEIQNSHDGKQSLLSEFYLTSSEDNPDDVFTVNEQCRRQSSIGCRCKELRLQDIDLKQSLCMDMGSLDTEDFGYKVDQSEIADSGFDQEMGETEYHSPKPLREKLRRRALAIQITPPSCSGSEEHMLQSHPETSLHNIEVQNESQQDSVSPKHNKSSVMTITVGALEPRSLQMDSSSSLGSCMEKHLTTASEEPCMSPSQDVNGNPLNTEEGTDKTEPKPCGEKTGNASSSQSLMFEQKNDLQLDTARTDTEGSDKPAVTASCPAKGSTDTELHAKEQLCKTDKADKQIVSRSSLEAKEHLKPVTDSSGTDHWAKRRKLFKESKQWSSAGGSSVTSDITEESVSEDTRSMDVTIQDNDGRGFYTETFHSSAWIYQGDDVDSEAIPPSLNTRTRAVSIRERTVKISKGTGEYPWGFRIQFSKPIVVTEVDTNGAAEEAGLMVGDYVLAVNGTDVTSIPHSEAADLARQGPDVLTLTIGSDIARAPNIPRPACRGYLHKRTQSGLIKGWRKRWFVLTHDCCLYYYRHKRDEGKRRALSAVKLEGAEVGPDISLGKPFVFKCRPQSGNRVYFFCATSNQEVKRWLEAMEKAIHPITQNHVWVDVTRHNSNLPPLAVKNPECLGLLHKMDKSKDMWVQHYCILKDGCLSFYSGIRATHAHGGIYLQGYMVREQPYGSKKSTIELKPPSDEFKTFHLCAENPNENKRWIIALRASVKKWLPLHQALQDYVNRPSEETRM
- the pdzph1 gene encoding uncharacterized protein pdzph1 isoform X3 translates to MSKRGRRRNSKRRKSSSSSKLSEDTRSMDVTIQDNDGRGFYTETFHSSAWIYQGDDVDSEAIPPSLNTRTRAVSIRERTVKISKGTGEYPWGFRIQFSKPIVVTEVDTNGAAEEAGLMVGDYVLAVNGTDVTSIPHSEAADLARQGPDVLTLTIGSDIARAPNIPRPACRGYLHKRTQSGLIKGWRKRWFVLTHDCCLYYYRHKRDEGKRRALSAVKLEGAEVGPDISLGKPFVFKCRPQSGNRVYFFCATSNQEVKRWLEAMEKAIHPITQNHVWVDVTRHNSNLPPLAVKNPECLGLLHKMDKSKDMWVQHYCILKDGCLSFYSGIRATHAHGGIYLQGYMVREQPYGSKKSTIELKPPSDEFKTFHLCAENPNENKRWIIALRASVKKWLPLHQALQDYVNRPSEETRM